The genomic region CCAGCTCCCGCTGGATCTTGCGGGACAGGTCCTCAATGAGTTCACCGAGATCCACGACGCGGCCGGGAAAGGTGCGGGCGATGAGCCTCTCATGCTTTCTTAAAATAGCCAGGTCTTGTTGAGCAATCTTTTTCAGGTGGGGCCGCTGGATTTTCACCACCACCTCCTGCCCGCCGGGCAAGACCGCCCGGTGCACCTGGGCGACGGAGGCACTGGCTAAAGGCCGGTAGTCAAAAACCCGGAAAAGGGCTTCCGGCGGGCGGCCAAAGGCTTTTGCCAGCTGGTAGGTGATCTCCTCCCGGGACATGGGGGCCACGTTATCCTGTAATTGGGCCAGCTCTGCCGCCAGGCCGGCGGGGATTAAATCCGGCCTGGCACTCAAGAACTGCCCCAGTTTAATAAAGGTGGGGCCCAGTCTTTCCATCCCCCGGCGGATATGGCGATAAGGATGGCCGGGCTGCCGCCGGCCATTGGTTTTCCTAACCTCCCTGGCAAAAGCCCAGCCGGTCTCCAGCCCTATTTTGATAATCTGCGCTAACCTGCACCAATGGGCGTAACGGCGCCACAGCTTCGCGACCATGCTGATCCCCCTCTGGTTGACACTAGTATTCTTGCCAGGAGGGAAACTTATACAAAAAAACCCGGCAGCTTTGCTACCGGGCTGCTTTCAAGATTAACTTTTTCAAGTCTTCGGCGGAAATATCAGGACTGCCGGCATTAACCCGGTGCAGCTTATAGGGATTGGTATCCCTCCGGTTCGCGCCGGGTTTAATGCTGAATATGTATTTAAAACCTGCTTCCTCCGCCGCGGCGATGGTCACGTCATCGTACTGGCCAAAGGGGGCGGCAAAGTATTCCACCGGGCTCCCCAGCCTATCTTCCAGGATGGTTTTGGAGGTTCTTAGATCAAGAAGCACTCGCTGCTGCCGCGCTTCCCTTTCTTCTTTCGTCCCGGTGCGGGGATCATAAATCTCCGCCGCTAGAACCGCCTTGTGCCGTCCCAAGAAATCAACGGGCACCTGGTAATGACCGTCGTAACTGTGGCTTTGGAAACTGATGCCGGCCTGGTGCATCTCCTGGATCTGGCTCCAGGTGAGCTTCGGTATTTCGCCCTCGGACCGGCCGATGCGGCTGGCGATCAGGAAAACGGCAGCAGGAAAACCATATTCTTTGAGCTGCGGGTAGGCATAGTGATAATTGCTCTCATAGCCGTCGTCAAAAGTAATGACCACCGCCTTGGGAGGCACTTCCGCCTTTCCCGCCAGGAAATCCCCCAGCTGCTGCAGGGGGATCACATTAAATCCTTCTTCTTTTAACATGGCCAGGTGCCGGCCAAACTTTTCGGGGCTGATGGTGGCGGAACTGGTCTCTTCGGGATCCAGGTGATGGTACATCAGTACCACCACTTTGCCGGTATAATCACCGGTGCCCCAGAGCCCGCCGCCGCTTAGCAAGGCGGCAAGTACCAGGGCAACATTCATAAGCAAAAAGTGCTTCCACTGCCTGCTCAGGGTCATTAACTCCTTTCCATGTCCATACCGGAAATAAACAGAAAAAAGAGCGGAACAGGCAAACCTATCCCACTCGTGCTTCCTCTCATCCGTTAGTTGTTGTTGGGTTCTTTTTTCGGTTCCTCGTTGATAGGTTCAATCTTGGTGGAATCAGTTATATCCTTGGCAGCCGATTTAAATTCCCTAAGGCCCCTGCCCAGGGCCTTGCCTACCTCCGGTAATTTACCAGGCCCGAAAATGATAAGTGCAATGGCCAAAATCAGGATCAGTTCCCATGGCCCGATGCTTGGCAGCAAACCGAACACGTTGCATCGCCCCTTTCTAAATCACCATACAACTGCTTTATTATTTATTATTCTATTAAACTGCTTACCATAATAGTAAAGCATGTCACATGAAAAGTCCATACTTCACGGGGGCGGTCCGGGGAATTTTATTTACAGGCTACTTTGCCGAGCACGGGCCTTTGCCGTTGATGGACATCTCCTTCAAGAAACACTGCTTGCAGTATGGAACTACTGCATGTTTGCCGCAGGCTGTGAAATAGATCCTGCACTGCTGTCCAGACGTCATCCTCCCGGCCGTAAACGGTAATGGAGAATTTATTTTTTTCGTATTCCACTTCAAAATATTTCAACCGTTCCACTATTTCATCGATGATCTCCTGCCTGACAGTCCGGTGAGGCACGGAAAACAATGACAACTGGCATATAATCATACCATATGGCCTCCCAAATGTGTTCTTCTACCTAACTGCAGTAGTATACCGGCAAACAGCATCCATCAGCATGAAAAGTGCTGCAACAATTTGATGCTCACCACCTCCGGCCTATGATTGTCATAAATTTCTGACAATAGGCTCTTGGTATTAATATGAGTGCAAACATTGTACCACATGCCACCCCCCCTGTCTAGGTACCATAACAGGTATAAATGTCCCTTGCTCTTAGTCTCTTTTTCTCAAACTAGGGGTTTACCACCTGCCGCCGGGGCGGCACAGCCATAAGACCGGACCGGCCCAGGCCCAACGGGAGCCCGGGAACACCCGGGTGCAGGGCAAAAAGAA from Clostridia bacterium harbors:
- the tatA gene encoding twin-arginine translocase TatA/TatE family subunit, which gives rise to MPSIGPWELILILAIALIIFGPGKLPEVGKALGRGLREFKSAAKDITDSTKIEPINEEPKKEPNNN
- a CDS encoding polysaccharide deacetylase family protein — encoded protein: MNVALVLAALLSGGGLWGTGDYTGKVVVLMYHHLDPEETSSATISPEKFGRHLAMLKEEGFNVIPLQQLGDFLAGKAEVPPKAVVITFDDGYESNYHYAYPQLKEYGFPAAVFLIASRIGRSEGEIPKLTWSQIQEMHQAGISFQSHSYDGHYQVPVDFLGRHKAVLAAEIYDPRTGTKEEREARQQRVLLDLRTSKTILEDRLGSPVEYFAAPFGQYDDVTIAAAEEAGFKYIFSIKPGANRRDTNPYKLHRVNAGSPDISAEDLKKLILKAAR